In Synergistales bacterium, the genomic stretch TTAACATCTTCACCGAACATACGAGCAGTATCTAAAGCATTTTCAGTGACCTGCTGTAGCTTTTCTCCTGTGATGCCCAATCTAGTATTTATGTCAGCAAAAACATTCGAAGATTCATCAAAACCTTGGACAACCTGGTCGGCCATTTCCTTCCAGTCTTTTTTCAGATTCTGCAACTGTTTTCCTGTAGCACCAGTACCGCGTGCTATGTTTTGAAAAGCCTCATCAACATCATTTGCAGACTTTCCAGCAGCAGCACCTAAACCAATTAAAGGAAGAGAAATATATTTCATCATCGCCTTACCGGTACGTTGGGCACTACGAGAAAATTTCTTCATCTTTTTTTCAAGACGCTTCATTGCTCGTTCAGCTTCTGATGTATTCATACCGATAAACCACTGAACTCTAGGCATGATTCACAACACCTCTCTTCCTTTTAAGTTGTTTGTATTTACGTGCCTTTTCACGCTGATACTGATAATACTCAGCTTTATTCATTTCAATACCATCACACCAATAACCAATCAGGTCATACACATTAAGTGTCTTTTTTGGAGCTCCGATACCGTTAATCAAATTACAAGTTAATATTGCCTGTTCCTGCCTTTTCAAGTAGTCCCTGTATTTATATCCATATAACAAATCCATAATCTCACCAAAAGTTTTTTCCCACAAATCAGAATGGGAGAGGGCTAGCGGCCCAAAAATTAACCAGTATATATCTTTCCACCAGCCCTCATCATTTAGTTTTTTACTGAATCATCCACATCTTCATCATCATCGCCTTTATTAAGCTGAAGCTTAGAAGCTACAGAATCAACGTAAGCATTCACTGCTACACCTACAACTTCAGGGTAATTTTCGGCATCATCAAGCCACTTACTGACAGTATTGATAGTAAGTTTTCGATTATTGTAGAGAAGCCCACCCCAAATAATTACAATCATCTTATTAACATCGGTAAAATCAACACCAGACTGGAGAATCTCACCTACGCTCATATTAAGTTTTGAGCTGATTTCCCTTACAGCCTCAAAAGGATATTTCAATTCAAAATCAGAACCTGCAATGTTTACTGTATTAGCCATATATTATACCTCCTTTACTATACTATAGTATATGTTCCGCTGGTCAGAGTACTTGAACCCTGGAATGATACAGAAAGACTTACAGCATCCTCAACAGCACCACTAGGAGACCAGGACGTGATGAGCATAGTACCGCTCAGCTTCGGTTTACCATCAACCTTACCTGCCGGGTAAATGTCAATAGTCATTGTATCTCCTGCAAGCATAGCAGTTTCAATTGCACCTTGACCAGCATCATCAGGGTCAAACCAAAGATCCAGAGAACCGCTCCAACTGGCCTGCCCAACAAGGAATTCCTTAAAATTGGATCCCATATTGCTTGTATCAATTGTACCCATTGTAGTATCAATTGACCAAGATTTGACTTCGCCAACTGCCTGAGCAGAAGCAGAAGGCGTCACTTCTACTACACCATTTTTTGCATTAATTGCAGACATTATATCACCTCTCCTTTATGTATTAAACAGAAACAAACGAAACATTAAGAGTATCATCAGCACTTATATTTTCAAACGTATATGCATACTCTGTTTCTCCTGATGCTTCCGCAACAGCAGAACCACCCACAGTAAGAGTATCAATCACATAACCGCTATCTGCCGAAATGTTAAACTTCCTATTTTCACCGTCTACGACAAATGTATTGATGCCAGGAACAACAGAACCGTTATCACCACAAGTCACAGAAATTGTATGGCATTCTACATCTTCGCTTGTCAATTCTTCTGAACCTTGAATACTAATAGAAGTACCGACAGCGTCTTCTACCGCACCGCTTGGACTCCAACTTGTGATAAATGCGCTTCCTGTTAGACGTTTATTTCCTGCGCCACTAGCCTTACCGAAAGGATAAAGTTTAAGAGTAATACTGTTTCCTTGCAGTGCATCCGTTTGTATCTGGTCCTGTGCCACATCATCAGGGTCAAACCAAATATCAAGGGAACCGCTCCAAGAAGCCTGCCCAACAAGAAAATCCTTAAAATTTGAACCCATATTTGATACATCAATTGTGCCCATCGAAGTATCAATTGACCACGATTTAACCTCACCGACTGGAGTTTCATTTTCACTTACAATAACATCAATGATTCCATGTTTTGCATTTTTAGCAGCCAATCATATCACCTACCTTTATTTATCTTAAGTAAGTCCTATATTGCAGAATTGCACGCCACCAATCTGTGTCGTAATCCTTTACTATTTGTGCCTCAAGTAAAAGCATATCCAACTCATTTTCCAAAATAAAACGTACAATTGCTGCAATCTCTTTCACTTCAGCTCGCCCATGATAAGCAGACCAAACTGAAATTGTTATACTATGTTGTGTTTCTGTTTGATTCAATAAACGGCCCTCTGTACTATTTTCAGCTTCAATTGTTATGTATGGAGGCGTTTTCTGTTGATTAGGCGTATCACCAACATAATTCACTTTGTCCATCAATTCACTATTACCTGTTAACGTTGTGTAGAGTTGAGAAGAAAATATTAAAGACATGTCAATTACCTACTTTGTATAAAGCTTTATGTAATTCACTCTTCATTTCACGCTCAAACTCTTTTTCATATTCCTCGCCAGCGGGTGTCATAAAAGGCGTCACTGAATACTCTCTTGGATTTGTATCTTTGTACCCATACTCAACATAATATCCATAATAAGCACCAGTCTTTTTTGCTTCGCTGACATAAACTTTAAAATTCATCTTTTTTCTTGAATTGCTCAAACGTATAGCCTTTTTCAAGCGTCCAGTATCCACAGGAACCCTATTCTTTGCACTCTCTTTAATAAGGCGTGTATACTTTCTCCCTACTTGAAAAAGGATTTCATTCATTTCATTATCAGCCATTTTACGTAATTCCTTAATCATATCATCCATGCCTTCAAATTTAACTTCTAAAAAATTATGAGAATGGCTTGCTCCTTCGTAATGTTCAGTCATAGACGACATGTTATTTCACCTCCGTCTGACACTGTGCAAGCATATAATCCTGTCCTTGTATCAACCGGAGAGACTGACAAACAAGACGCTTACCTACCCACGCGACAACATCATCTTTCTGTAGATTCTCTTGAGAACGAACAGTGATTTCATATTCCACAACACTAGCGCCAGAAGTCGTAATGAGATTTTCCGATGATTTAACCGGAAACACGTTTGCAAAAACGCTACCCTGTGATACCTCTGATGTAGTAAAACCACCAAAACCATCTGATACTTCAACTGTACGGAGAATCTCTATGTAGTCTTTCAAATCTGAGGCTGTAAAATGCTTCATACCTGAACATCCCTATCAAGCCACAGAAGAGCGTCAAGTGTTTCAGGTACTTTATTTACGCTC encodes the following:
- a CDS encoding tail assembly chaperone, producing the protein MANTVNIAGSDFELKYPFEAVREISSKLNMSVGEILQSGVDFTDVNKMIVIIWGGLLYNNRKLTINTVSKWLDDAENYPEVVGVAVNAYVDSVASKLQLNKGDDDEDVDDSVKN
- a CDS encoding DUF3168 domain-containing protein — protein: MSLIFSSQLYTTLTGNSELMDKVNYVGDTPNQQKTPPYITIEAENSTEGRLLNQTETQHSITISVWSAYHGRAEVKEIAAIVRFILENELDMLLLEAQIVKDYDTDWWRAILQYRTYLR
- a CDS encoding HK97 gp10 family phage protein — encoded protein: MTEHYEGASHSHNFLEVKFEGMDDMIKELRKMADNEMNEILFQVGRKYTRLIKESAKNRVPVDTGRLKKAIRLSNSRKKMNFKVYVSEAKKTGAYYGYYVEYGYKDTNPREYSVTPFMTPAGEEYEKEFEREMKSELHKALYKVGN
- a CDS encoding head-tail adaptor protein, translating into MKHFTASDLKDYIEILRTVEVSDGFGGFTTSEVSQGSVFANVFPVKSSENLITTSGASVVEYEITVRSQENLQKDDVVAWVGKRLVCQSLRLIQGQDYMLAQCQTEVK